A stretch of DNA from Brevibacillus ruminantium:
AGGCTGGCCTGGTAAAAGCAATGGAGAAGCCGGAAGGAAACGTAACCGGTACCTCTGACATGAACCCGGTCGAAGAGCAGTTGAAGCTGGTCAAGGAACTGAAGCCAGAAGCGAAAACGGTCGGCGTGATCTACAGCTCCGGTGAGGTCAACTCCAAGGTACAGGTAGATGCAGCCAAAGCCGTTTCCGAGAAACTGGGACTGACCATTCAGGAAGCAGCAGTAACCAGCCCGACAGAAGTAAAGCAAGCGGCAGAGTCGATGGCTGGCAAAGTAGACGCATACTACGTGCCGACAGACAACCTGGTCGTGTCCTCTATCTCTGCGGTTCTGGGTGTAGCTGAATCTCAAAAAATCCCGGTCATCGCTGGTGAAGAAAACTCTGTAAAGAGCGGTGCCATCGCCACATACGGGATCGATTACACCAAGCTGGGTGAGCAAACCGCTGACATGGCTGCAAAAATCCTCAAGGGCGAAGCAAAGACTGCCGACATGCCAGTTGAGATGCAAGCAGACATGAAGCTGGTGATCAACAAAAAAGCTGCAGAGAAAATGGGCGTAACCATTCCGCAAGCCATGCTGGATCGCGCTGGCGAAGTATTTGAGCAATAATTGCAGTAACAGGAGGCTAATATGAACCTGGCATTACACGGAGCAATCGAACAGGGCCTATTGTTTGCCATCATGGCTCTGGGTGTTTACCTGACCTTTCGCATCTTGAATTTTCCCGATCTGACCGTGGATGGCAGCTTTGCACTGGGCGGCGCGTTGGCAGCCAGAATGATCATCGAAGGTACCAACCCATTTCTCGCTACCCTCGCGGCATGTATCGTCGGAGCGGCAGCGGGTGCCTTTACCGGCATTTTGCACACCAAAGGGAAAATCAATGGACTTTTGGCCGGTATTTTGACCATGATCGCACTCTATTCCATCAATCTTCGAGTTATGGGTAAGGCGAACTTGCCGCTGTTGCGAGAGGAGACGCTGTACACCTTTGTCAAAGGGCTGAATGTGCCGAATCTGGCGGTGGGAAGCTTCATGCTTCTCACCGGAGTCGCACTCGTCTTTCTCGTCGGAATTTATCTGCTCAAGATGATCATTGACTGGTTCCTGCAAACGGATCTGGGCCTCGATATCCGAGCGACCGGAGACAATTCCAAAATGATTCGCAGTTTTGGTGCCAATACAGATACGACTACCATCATCGGATTGTCCATATCCAATGCGCTGGTAGCCGTATCGGGCGCCTGGGTAGCCCAGTATCAGGGATTTGCTGACGTCGGAATGGGAATCGGGATGATCGTGATTGGTCTTGCCTCCGTCATTGTCGGGGAAGTATTGTTTGGAAGCTCGTCGATCTTTCGTGCAACACTGGCGGTTATCCTCGGCTCTGTCGTATACCGTCTGGTGATCGCGCTTGCCTTGCAGGCAGGTCTGAATCCGTCCGACATGAAGCTGATCACGGCTTTGATCGTGATCGTGGCATTGACCGTTCCGACGATCGCCAAAGGCGTCTGGAAAAAGCAATCGTTCCGGGCGGCCAAAGGAGGGAATGGCGGTGCTTAAAATTGCAGGAGTACGCAAGGTATTCAACCAGGGAACTGTCAACGAGAAAATTGCTTTGCGAGAAATTAATTTGAACGTCGCTCCAGGCGACTTTATCACTGTCATCGGGAGCAACGGTGCGGGGAAATCGACGCTGATGAACGTCATCTCCGGCGGCTTGATTCCGGATACAGGTAGTGTCGTCATCGACGGCAAAGATGTGACGCGCCTCGGGGAACACAAGCGTGCCACCTTTGTGGGACGGGTGTTCCAGGACCCGATGGCCGGGACCGCCCCCAACATGACGATTGAAGAAAATCTGGCGATCGCCTACGCGCGAGGCAAACGGCGCACGCTCTCCTTTGGGGTGAACAACCGCAAGCGGGAATTGTTCCGCGAGCAGTTGAAACAACTGGACCAAGGGCTGGAGAATCGGCTTAAAACAAAAGTCGGTTTCCTGTCAGGCGGGCAAAGACAGGCACTCAGTCTGTTGATGGCTACCTTCACGGAGCCGAAAATTCTGCTGCTTGACGAGCACACCGCCGCACTTGATCCGAAGCGGGCGCAACTGATCGTCGATTTGACCCAAAAGGTTGTGGAGCAGTACCATTTGACTACGATCATGGTCACGCATAATATGGAACAGGCGCTCAACATGGGAAATCGTCTGCTGATGCTGCACGATGGCGGCATCATTCTGGACATCCCGGAAGAGAAAAAGAAAACGATGAAGCCGCAAGACCTCCTGCGGGCCTTTGAACAAGCCCGCGGCGGAGAGTCGTTCAGCGAGGACCGCTATTTGTTGTCGTAGCGAAAACGATCGAGCGTGCCTCGTCTTACAAGCCTGAGCCTTCCCGAATTGCCGGGGAGGCTTTTTCTATCCGGCCGAGAAACAGATGTTGCGCGAGTGCGCCGATCAGAAGCAAAACGGCGACGCCGGAAAAGAGAATCGTGCCGTTAAAATGGAGCAGGATCATACTGCCAGCCAGAGGCCCCAGTGTTCGTGAGATATCCCAGTGGAGGCCGTAAATGGCAAAATAACGACCACGCATGGTTGCTGGAGCGATGCGCGAGACAAGCGTCAGCATATGGTTCAGTCCGATGCTCTCGCCCATCACGAGGACCAGCTGCATGCCCAGCAGCAAGGCGATGCTGGTTGCGTTGCCATAGACCCATGAAACGAGGGCAAAACAAAGGTAAGAAAAAACGATCAGATGTCGCGGATTCAGATGCGATGTGATCCGAACCAAGCCGTATTCAAAGAGGATCGCGGCGATGCTTTTGACGAGTGCCAGCCAGGCTAATACCTCCAGGTAATTGGCAAAGCCTTCCTTTAGATGGAGCTGCAGGTTGGTTTCTGATTGGGCGTAGAACAGGCTGATCGGCAAAGCCAGCACGAGCATCGACAAAACAGCCCGATGCCGGCCGAGAGTGGCCAGGGAAAAATGCTGTTCATTTGCTGGGGTTGATTCTGTTTCCAAAGGCTGCGGCTTATTTGTTTCGGGAACCTTCCACCAGATGACAGCAGCGTAAAGCAAGAGAGACAGGGCTGTGAAAAGGAAAGCAAGCCCGGGAGCTGTCTGATAGATCATGACACCGATCAGCGGCCCGATCGAGGCCCCGATATAGGTCGCTGTACTGAGAAGAGCAAAGGCTTCTGACAATTGACGGGAAGACATGCTGTCGGCCAGTACCGCTCGACTGGCCGGGATAAACATGGAGCGGCCGATCCCATTTAGAATATAGAGAAAGGCAAAGGCGAAAAGGGAACCGGCGAGCGCCATCCCCAGCATGCTGAGCGCCTGAATGATCAGTGCGATCAGCATCACCGGCTTTCGCCCGTATCGATCCGTGACCCCGCCTGCAATCAAGGTAAACAAAATATCGCTGGCCGGCTGCAGACCGATCACCAGCATGACGAGCGGGACACTTCCCCCGATCTTTTCATGCAGGTACAAAATAAGAAAGGGGGTAATCATACTGCGGGACATCTCGCTTAACCATTCACCGAACAGCCGGACCCAGAGGATTACAGGATAGCGGGAAAAAAGATGTGTAAGGTTTTTAGGCATATCTGGTATCCTTTCTGTATGTGGAAGTGGATGCTTCCGATTGTATGTGGAAAGCGGCAAGACAAAAAGGGTACAGAATCCGTTCGATTTTTTTCATGTTTTCACAGGAGGCCGTTTTTTGATGATTCTTTTCGAGCACTATCACCGTTTGTTTTCCTTTTATCGCGAGACAGAAGTCGCCCGACCGATTTCCGTGACCTTGGAGCAGGTGGCGGCTCAATTGTGCTGTACCAGGCGCAATGCCGCGATGACGGTGAAAAAGCTGCAGCAGCGCGGCTGGTTGGATTGGCGGCCGGGAGTGGGCAGAGGCAATGCCTCCACTATTACGTTTCGTCTCCATCCCCAAGACGTCGCGTTGTCATTGGCGCAGGAATTGATTTTGAGAGGCGATATCCGGGAAGGGCAAGACTTTATCGCTCGCTACCAAGAAGAGTGGGAGGGCCTCGGAGAAGCCTTTCAACGCTGGATGGACAGCCAGTTTGGCTTGCATGTTCGGAGGGGGCCCGATGCGCGAATGGATGTGCTGCGCCTTTTTGCTGACCAAGCTGTCCCTGTTTTGGACCCTGCCCGTGTGCTGCTTCGTTCCGAAGCCAATCTGGTGAAGCATGTCTTTGACGGGCTGATCCGCTTTGATTCCGAGAAAAATCAAATAGAGCCGGGGCTTGCTTTCTATTGGGAGTTGAGCGAAGACGGCAAAACCTATACGTTTTACCTGAGAAAAGGCGTATCCTTTCATCACGGCCGCATGCTGACGGCAGAAGATGTCCGTTTCTCCCTGCTGCGACTGGGCAAACAGGCATCGCCTCACAGATGGCTGATGGACTCCATCCAGGATGTGGTTGTGATCGATCCGTACATCGTCCAGGTCCATTTGCATACGCCCAACTATCTGTTTTTGCAGGCGCTCAGCAAAGAGTACGCTGCGATCCTTCCGCGAGATTACACGGAGCGGATGGGAGAAGAGTTCGCCCGCATGCCGGTGGGAAGCGGTCCGTTCCGCGTCGTGCGCAATGATGATTCCATGCTGGTGCTGGAAGCTTTTGCCCCTTATTTTGGAGGTCGCCCCTTTCTGGATCGGATCGAGCTATGGGTTGTGCCCGAACAAACAGGACCTCGTTCCCATGCCCATGCAGACATCCCGGCAATCGTCTATGCCCGGCCCAAGCATGCAGGGGGAGGGAATCATCTGCAAGCTTCCGGCAACTCCGTAGCTTGCATCGAACAGTGCTTTCAATATCTGGCTGTCAATTTGGCCAAGTCTGGTCCGCTTCAAGACACTGCCTTTCGGGAAGTGCTTGATCTGATCCTGGATCAGGGCGAAATGCTGGAGGAGCTGGGAGGGGAAAGAAAGCCATCGACGCGAGAAAGAATCCGGGCTGCCGAAGAAGCGCGTATGAAGGACAGCCGGATCAAAGGACTTCTTCTTGGGAGCAGCTATCAGGGGGAGAGGCTCACACTGTACACAATGCCGGAGTACGACCATGTCGAGGATGCGGAATGGATTCAAACGCGCCTGCAAAGGTACGGGATCAACCTGGAAATTCGTTATGTACCGGCTGCTGATCTCGCCTCTTCTTCGCTGATGCGTGAGGCTGATCTGATCCTGGACAGCGCCAATATGGATGAACGGGAGCATCTGTCGATCCTGGAGTTTTTGTTCGATGATACCGCGGCTCCGGCCCATTTTCTTTCACCAGAGCTAAGGACGCGCGTGAGGGAATGTGTAGCCCAGGGAGTCGCACAAAGTGACGAGAAAAAGCGGGATCAGCTGTGGCAAGAAATGATGAACTTGTTGGTCCGTGAACGCCTCTTTTTTCCCTTGTACAGCAATTTTATTGAGGCTATAGCCGATGAAAGACTTGGCGGGCTTGCCCTTTCTGCTTACGGGTGGCCGGACTTTTGTCGAATTGTGGTGCGAACGTAGAAATTTGTCACATTTTTGTGTGAAACCGCTTTCGTGTTTCATCGTATAATTAGACAAATGATAAACAACAAGAGAGACTTCTTGGTTTCTGGGGAGGTTATGGAATTGATCACGAAAACGGAAAAGGACAAACGGATTTTATTCGCATCCATTCGATTGATGATCTGCGTCGGCCATGCCGATGGTTATATAGGAATGAAAGAAGTAGACCGTATTCACGAGCTTGTGAACTCGGAGCACTTTACGCTGAGGGAACGGCAAATTTTGATGGATGATATGGATTATCCGAAACAGCCGGAGAGCATCGTTGCGGATATGGTCGACCTGACGCATACGGAGAAGCTCATGTTGCTTCGGCAGCTGTACAAGATCGCTCTGATCGACCACAAGCTGTCATTGGCGGAAACGCGGGAAATTCGCAGGATTTCCTGCTTGTTGGGAATTTCTCAAGACAAGCAGGTCCAGGTGGAGGAGTGGATCAAGGAAGGCATTGAGTGGCGCGATCGTTGGAAGAGCATCATCGAACAGTAAAAGCAGCTAGCAAAGCGAACGGCAGCTAGTAAACGGTAAAAGCAGCTAGCAAAGAGTAAGTGCAAAAGTAAAGCAGCTAGCAATCAGTAAAAGCACCTAGCAAATCGTAAAACAGTACAAACAGTAGACATCAGGTGTGCAAACTGACCAACAGGTTTGTCACACCTTTTTCTTTGCATACAGATTAGGGAAAAGGAGAGATGGCGAATTGAATATCAGGTGGATCATTTTTCTGCTTATCAGCCTTTTGGTGACTGGTTGTGGAACCCCTTCTTTGGACGAGCAATTGCAGGATTTGGCCTTTACCGTCAAAAAAATTCACTATGAAGTGACCGATTATACAAAGATCGATCCTTTTGAGGAAGGCTTGGCAAGGAACGAATTGATCAAACCATATCTGACAGAAAAAGCATACGACCTTTTTTACAAAAACAGGGAATCATACTTCCCTCTTGAGGTGGCTCGGCAGCAAAGCGTAAATATTCAGGTGAAAAACCTCAGCCTGGTAAAAGTATCAGAGGAAAATGATTTGCTAACCTATCACTACACGATGGACGTAGAGCTGCTTGCTCCAGACGGAAGCGTGAAAAAGACGCTCAACGCGACGGGACAAATGGATTTCAAGAAGGAGGGTGAGGGCTGGAAGGTGGCGCGGGACTGGGATGGGAATCTGATGATCGGGGAGTGGGAGGCGGGCGATTAAGTGTTTTTCGGATGAAAAGCCGCTTTCTCCCGCCTTTTTGGTACAATAAGGTGGAGACCCCTTTGCATCTATGCCGGTAAAAATCTCCCGGAGCAGTTTAGTGTGGGGCAGCAGCGTCACGAGAAGAGGGAGGAAAAGACATGTTGCGAATCTTGATAACGAATGATGACGGAATTGAGGCGCTGGGTATTCGCCGTTTGGCAGAAGCGCTTTTGGCATTAGATGATGTGGAGATTTTCGTCGTGGCTCCCGCCAGTGAAAAAAGCGGAGTGGGTCATGGACTTACCTTTCGGAGCGCGCTTTCTCCTACACCGCATTCTTTTTACGATCTGCCCGTAAAAGCTTGGGCGGTCGAGGGGAATCCTGCAGACTGCGTGAAAGGCGCCTATCACCTTCTGTTCGAAGAGGAGGAGAAGCCGGATATCGTCTTTTCCGGAATCAACGTTGGAACCAACCTTGGACGCGATATTTACTATTCAGGCACGTGCAGCGGAGCGAGGGAAGCCGTGATTCTGGGAATTCCCGGCGTGGCCCTCTCTTACGACAACTGGGATGACCAAGAGAATTACGGTGAGGTCGGGGAGATCATCCGTCCATTGCTCCAGATGTTCTGCGATCAGGCTCGCGGAGATAAGCTGGTACCTGAGGTGTTCTGGAACATCAATATCCCGCATCTGCCGAAAAAAGACGTTCGCGGTATCGTCCCTGCTGCTTTGGCGATGAATCATTATGAAGATAAGTACAATCACGAGGCAGAAGGCTATTGGCTGACCCGCGAATATCCGGCCCGCAGCAATCCTACACCGGAAGAAGATTACTACCTGGTCAAACGCGGCTATGTTTCCGTCACTCCTGTACATATTGACGCTACCGATCACGTGCTGCTGGAAAAAATGCATGAATGGCCCCTGGTGAAGAACTGGAGCGGCGATGTGAAATGACTGAACACGAAGCCTTGAGACCGGACTTGCTTCCCGACGCCAGCAGGGTGTCGCCCAGTCAGGAGACCCAGGGAGAAATCCTCGATCCGAAGCGTTATGCAGACCTCTATCAACTGGCGGAGCAGGAGGGCTTGCCCTACTTTGCCAGACTGGGAGCGAGCGGGGATGTTGAACTGTTTCTTGTGTTTGAAAGCATCGATGCCTTTTCGGAAGCGACCTGGGATGCGGTCTCGGTAGAATGCAAAACGTATCAAAGCAAGTTCCTGGCGGTGATCTGGACGCTTTCGGACCCGCTTCACCCGCTTGGCTTTCCGCTATCCTTTGACATCAAGCGTGCAGAGGAGCGCTTCATGGCTTTGCGGATGCTGGAGCAGGAAGAAGTGCCGCTTCACTATCTCTCCTTCGAAGAGGGGCGGCTTACCCATATATACACGGAAGCTATCTCCTTTTCGGACGGAGAAAAAAGGCAGGCTGAGCAGATGATCGAGGCTTTATTCTACGATCAGGCCGAAGCGCTTCCCAAAGAGGCAGAGGTACAAGAGGCTGCCGAAGCCCAAAGTGTTCCGCTCTCGTTTCTTTCGGATTCCGTTTTGCAGGAAAAAGGGACGGCGTACCTCGTCGACTTTGCCAGACTGCAGCAAAAACACGGGGAAGAAGAGGCCCAGCATCTGCTCATGAGCACGATCCATCAGGCCATATGGGTCATGCGGCGTCATGCACGGAGCGAGGTCAGGGAAACCTCCTTTACGATTTGGGCGGCTGAAAAGGAAGGGCTGCTGAGGATGATTGTCACTCCCGAGATGTCTGAGCTTTTTGAAGTCGTTCATATGACAGAGGAGGAAGCCAACCCGTTTTCCCGCTTCCTCTTTACGCTTCCGGAGTTTCTTTCTACCGAAGAGACTGTTCCGCTCGGGTGTGGAGCCTATCCGTTGATTCGAGTGGAAGCAGGCCGACTGTATCACATCGAGCTGGACGAAGCAGACAATGCGCGCCTGGGTAAGCTGTATGTTCAAATTTTCCCACTGGCTAAAAATCCTTACGCCGGGTAATCAAATGACGCTGACAAACAATAGCAGCGAATAGCAGCGCACAATGCGTGCCGTGAGAGTTTCGACAAAAGGGCTGCGATGACGGATTTCTGCCGCGTGAAAACGGGAAAAGTAGTCACCTTTCAACAAAGGAAAGTAAAGACTTCAGTGCGAATGAGTAGAGAATGATTTTCCAGGGAGGGTGAGTAGGATGTACACGGTACAACCTGAGGTTTTGGAGGCAGTTTCCGACTGTGCCCGTCTTTTTCAGAACGAGATCGAAATGATGGCAGAGACATTTTTACTTACGATAGATGGCCGTTTTCCCGCTTTGGACCTGCAGGTGCATCCTCATTTTCAGGCAACGCTTGAGTATGCGCTCTGGGCAGAGACCGGTGTGATCGCTGTCAAAGCAAAGCTGAACATGGACAAAGAGGATCTGACCAGCTGTGAATCCGTGATGGTGACGATGAAGTTCTCCCTTTCCTGTGATCCACAGACAGATGTGGAGCGGAAAAAAGAGCGTATTGAGGAAATCCTCTACGGGGAAGCAGAATTGTTTTGGGGGATACAGCCCGCTGGTCACAACGAGCATATCGAGCTGACCCTCTCCTTTCAGGCGAAGCCTGGCGCGAGCAGGATGAGTGAATACGCTCGCTGCGTGCTGGGAATTATAACAGGAAAGATGATTGCGGCCTAAGGCTCCCCGTCCCGACGGGCGAGCCTTTTTTACGCTCAGCCTATGAACAGAGGAGGGCATTGGGATGCGGCTATTTGTGGCATTGGAAATACCTGAGGTCGCAGCACAATATATCGAACAGGTACAAAAACAGGTACGTGGCGAAATCCGGGCAGAGCGTTGGCAATCCCTTCACAATCTTCATCTGACCCTTCATTTTCTGGGAGAGGTGGAGGAAAAGCTGGTTCCGGACATTAGCCGGGATATGGATATCGTCAGTGAGATCATCCCCCCGTTTACGCTCAAGGTCGGCGGGTTTGGCGCTTTTCCAACCTGGGAGCGTCCCCGTGTCCTGTGGCTGGGGCTTCGCGGGCAAATCGAGCCGTTGAAGCAGCTCCACCTTTTGCTGGGAAAGCGCTTTGATCTGCATCCGGGCTTGAGCTATGACCAAAAGCTCTACCGCCCCCATATCACGTTGGCGCGAGGGCCGAAGACAGGGCCACAGGGTGTGCCTGCAGCAGAATGGAATGAGCGTTTTCTCTCTTCAGAGCCTCCCGAGTGGCAAGTGACTCGTTTTCATCTGTTTCGATCAGAGCTGCGACCGGAAGGGGCGAAGCATTCCATCCTGTACACGAGCACGTTTGGCAAAGATCACGGCAAATAATCGCCACCCCATGAATAAACTGGTAGAGAGAACTTTGGCTCAAACCGTGTGAGACCAGGGAGAGCCTGCCAGAGGGTGGTGGGTATCGGATGAGTGAATTCACGACCGGCATGTTATATCCTCGCAAATACGAACCGAAAGTGTTAATCGCCTTGCCTAAATCGCGGCAGCCTTATTTTCACCGAAACATCAACCGGGACTGGAATGCCTTTTTTTTGCGTGACGAGTGGCTGGAGACGGCCCAGACCCTGCAATTTATTCTGCAGCTGTCCCGTCAGTGTGTTCCGCTGCTCTGGTTCCATGACTCGGAAGAAAATGGCTGGGGGTATCGGCTCTTCGATGCGGGTTATGAAGTCTCTTCCGCCACGATCAGCTATACCCTTGATGCGGATATGGCCGAGAGCGAATTCACGCGACTCTATCCCCATGTTGAGCTGCACGACGCGATACTGGAAAGTGAGGATGTAAGGCAGACGTATGAGGATATATTAAACCGAACCATCAGATCCGAGGAATACCGAAGGGAAGTGAACAAAGGGATTAACCGGGTATGCCCGGCCTGCTTCGGCCGGATCGTCAATCCCAAACAGGTACAGCAGCTTCGCTCGCTTTTTGATATACAGATGCTGACGGAAGTCGACGAAGAAACGGGGGCGTCCCTGTTGTACGACTCTGTGGATTTGTTCAAGGAGATTTTGGGGATTGAAGAGATGATTTGGGTCAACTATGCCTACCTGGCAAGCGGCGGGCAGAAATAATGACCCGGTTTCCGGCGACGAGGGAAAAGGGGCAGAAAAGGAAAACAGGCGGCTGAGAGCACGCCTGTTTTTGTTTGGTTCCAATCGTCATTTTTTCCACTGGGAGAAAATTTCATCCACATCCAGCAGCATGATCAGCTTGTCCTTCAAACGAGCGATCCCGTTGAGGAATTTGCCATCCACTCCGGCGACGATCGGCGGGGCAGGCTCTACCAGTGAGGACGGGATGTGCATGACCTCGGAGACGGCTTCGACGACGATCCCGATGTTTAAGCCTTCGAGCTGCAAGTCGACAAAACGGCTCTCTTCGGTGAGCGGAATCGGCTCCAGGCCAAACATGGTTCGCAGGTTGATAATCGGCAAAATGCTGCCGCGCAGGTCGATAACCCCTTCCACATAAGGGGGAGATTTGGGAAAACGGGTAACCGGCAAAGGCTTGATGATTTCCTTTACCAACGAGATTGGCAAGCCGTAGTACTCATTTCCCATTTGAAAGAGAATGGCATGAACCGTATCTCCCTCTGTGTTCCAATCCGTATCTCCGTGTTGTTTCACCGTTTCCATTACCAGGTCCCTCCCGAAATCCTTTTGCAATCTATACCCGTATTGTACCACGGCCAAACCGAACGGGGAGGGAATTTTTCACAGAACTGCGCAATTTACCAGGGAAAAAGACCCAGGGAGGAGACGACGACCAGCCCCAGACTGACGCCAAAACTGAGAAAGACATTCTTGCTGATGGCCATCATGGCTAAGCAAACCAGACTGGCGACAAGATACAACGGCTGGATGACAAATGTACCCGCATCCACAAACAGCGAAGGAAAGACCAGGGATGCAAAAATACCCAAGGGAATGAAGCTGAGCCCGTTTTTCAGGCGGGCAGAAAAATGCTTGCTGGGCAAGCGAAGAAAGGCTCGCCGGGAAAAATAGGTGATGGCTGCC
This window harbors:
- a CDS encoding ABC transporter substrate-binding protein — encoded protein: MKKRKSVHLVQKILCPLLLLSVAACGQQSAPVNNPTPAPAGNSAPATTETKQVKIGIAQFVEHPALDAAREGFISQMTKNGFEKDKQVVYDVQSAQASMDTSIQIAQKFNADKVDLILAIATPTAQASAQTTKEIPILFTAVTDPVEAGLVKAMEKPEGNVTGTSDMNPVEEQLKLVKELKPEAKTVGVIYSSGEVNSKVQVDAAKAVSEKLGLTIQEAAVTSPTEVKQAAESMAGKVDAYYVPTDNLVVSSISAVLGVAESQKIPVIAGEENSVKSGAIATYGIDYTKLGEQTADMAAKILKGEAKTADMPVEMQADMKLVINKKAAEKMGVTIPQAMLDRAGEVFEQ
- the surE gene encoding 5'/3'-nucleotidase SurE encodes the protein MLRILITNDDGIEALGIRRLAEALLALDDVEIFVVAPASEKSGVGHGLTFRSALSPTPHSFYDLPVKAWAVEGNPADCVKGAYHLLFEEEEKPDIVFSGINVGTNLGRDIYYSGTCSGAREAVILGIPGVALSYDNWDDQENYGEVGEIIRPLLQMFCDQARGDKLVPEVFWNINIPHLPKKDVRGIVPAALAMNHYEDKYNHEAEGYWLTREYPARSNPTPEEDYYLVKRGYVSVTPVHIDATDHVLLEKMHEWPLVKNWSGDVK
- a CDS encoding SgrR family transcriptional regulator yields the protein MILFEHYHRLFSFYRETEVARPISVTLEQVAAQLCCTRRNAAMTVKKLQQRGWLDWRPGVGRGNASTITFRLHPQDVALSLAQELILRGDIREGQDFIARYQEEWEGLGEAFQRWMDSQFGLHVRRGPDARMDVLRLFADQAVPVLDPARVLLRSEANLVKHVFDGLIRFDSEKNQIEPGLAFYWELSEDGKTYTFYLRKGVSFHHGRMLTAEDVRFSLLRLGKQASPHRWLMDSIQDVVVIDPYIVQVHLHTPNYLFLQALSKEYAAILPRDYTERMGEEFARMPVGSGPFRVVRNDDSMLVLEAFAPYFGGRPFLDRIELWVVPEQTGPRSHAHADIPAIVYARPKHAGGGNHLQASGNSVACIEQCFQYLAVNLAKSGPLQDTAFREVLDLILDQGEMLEELGGERKPSTRERIRAAEEARMKDSRIKGLLLGSSYQGERLTLYTMPEYDHVEDAEWIQTRLQRYGINLEIRYVPAADLASSSLMREADLILDSANMDEREHLSILEFLFDDTAAPAHFLSPELRTRVRECVAQGVAQSDEKKRDQLWQEMMNLLVRERLFFPLYSNFIEAIADERLGGLALSAYGWPDFCRIVVRT
- a CDS encoding AzlD domain-containing protein, with the protein product MTTESLLLFLSMAAITYFSRRAFLRLPSKHFSARLKNGLSFIPLGIFASLVFPSLFVDAGTFVIQPLYLVASLVCLAMMAISKNVFLSFGVSLGLVVVSSLGLFPW
- a CDS encoding chemotaxis protein CheW; translated protein: METVKQHGDTDWNTEGDTVHAILFQMGNEYYGLPISLVKEIIKPLPVTRFPKSPPYVEGVIDLRGSILPIINLRTMFGLEPIPLTEESRFVDLQLEGLNIGIVVEAVSEVMHIPSSLVEPAPPIVAGVDGKFLNGIARLKDKLIMLLDVDEIFSQWKK
- a CDS encoding ABC transporter permease; translated protein: MNLALHGAIEQGLLFAIMALGVYLTFRILNFPDLTVDGSFALGGALAARMIIEGTNPFLATLAACIVGAAAGAFTGILHTKGKINGLLAGILTMIALYSINLRVMGKANLPLLREETLYTFVKGLNVPNLAVGSFMLLTGVALVFLVGIYLLKMIIDWFLQTDLGLDIRATGDNSKMIRSFGANTDTTTIIGLSISNALVAVSGAWVAQYQGFADVGMGIGMIVIGLASVIVGEVLFGSSSIFRATLAVILGSVVYRLVIALALQAGLNPSDMKLITALIVIVALTVPTIAKGVWKKQSFRAAKGGNGGA
- a CDS encoding tellurite resistance TerB family protein, translating into MELITKTEKDKRILFASIRLMICVGHADGYIGMKEVDRIHELVNSEHFTLRERQILMDDMDYPKQPESIVADMVDLTHTEKLMLLRQLYKIALIDHKLSLAETREIRRISCLLGISQDKQVQVEEWIKEGIEWRDRWKSIIEQ
- the thpR gene encoding RNA 2',3'-cyclic phosphodiesterase, which translates into the protein MRLFVALEIPEVAAQYIEQVQKQVRGEIRAERWQSLHNLHLTLHFLGEVEEKLVPDISRDMDIVSEIIPPFTLKVGGFGAFPTWERPRVLWLGLRGQIEPLKQLHLLLGKRFDLHPGLSYDQKLYRPHITLARGPKTGPQGVPAAEWNERFLSSEPPEWQVTRFHLFRSELRPEGAKHSILYTSTFGKDHGK
- a CDS encoding MDR family MFS transporter, whose product is MPKNLTHLFSRYPVILWVRLFGEWLSEMSRSMITPFLILYLHEKIGGSVPLVMLVIGLQPASDILFTLIAGGVTDRYGRKPVMLIALIIQALSMLGMALAGSLFAFAFLYILNGIGRSMFIPASRAVLADSMSSRQLSEAFALLSTATYIGASIGPLIGVMIYQTAPGLAFLFTALSLLLYAAVIWWKVPETNKPQPLETESTPANEQHFSLATLGRHRAVLSMLVLALPISLFYAQSETNLQLHLKEGFANYLEVLAWLALVKSIAAILFEYGLVRITSHLNPRHLIVFSYLCFALVSWVYGNATSIALLLGMQLVLVMGESIGLNHMLTLVSRIAPATMRGRYFAIYGLHWDISRTLGPLAGSMILLHFNGTILFSGVAVLLLIGALAQHLFLGRIEKASPAIREGSGL
- a CDS encoding ABC transporter ATP-binding protein produces the protein MLKIAGVRKVFNQGTVNEKIALREINLNVAPGDFITVIGSNGAGKSTLMNVISGGLIPDTGSVVIDGKDVTRLGEHKRATFVGRVFQDPMAGTAPNMTIEENLAIAYARGKRRTLSFGVNNRKRELFREQLKQLDQGLENRLKTKVGFLSGGQRQALSLLMATFTEPKILLLDEHTAALDPKRAQLIVDLTQKVVEQYHLTTIMVTHNMEQALNMGNRLLMLHDGGIILDIPEEKKKTMKPQDLLRAFEQARGGESFSEDRYLLS